The Heyndrickxia vini genome contains a region encoding:
- a CDS encoding 5-bromo-4-chloroindolyl phosphate hydrolysis family protein codes for MHPFLAFLLRLIIALPTTVAIWLISFFVYSQTYWLSSLFALGGGAIVYSVIKWNTSHHYLKKHRLTRKEYAYIVKNLKEAQKKIQRLQKLFFSMRNIGAFKQMFEIIRLTKRIQTIIKKEPGRFFKAEKFYFYHLDSIVELSEKYTFLASQPAKNDKLSYSLNETRDTLKDLKRSIEKDLYEVLSSDIDHLEMELDVAKHSLKTLKNPLTKDDERRTIK; via the coding sequence ATGCATCCATTCTTAGCATTTTTGTTGCGATTGATTATCGCACTGCCTACTACTGTGGCCATCTGGTTGATTAGTTTCTTTGTATATTCCCAAACCTATTGGCTGTCTTCTCTCTTTGCATTAGGCGGTGGTGCAATTGTTTATTCGGTAATCAAATGGAATACAAGCCACCACTATTTGAAAAAACATCGCTTAACAAGAAAAGAGTATGCTTATATTGTCAAAAATTTAAAAGAAGCACAAAAGAAAATACAACGATTGCAAAAATTGTTTTTCAGTATGCGTAATATCGGTGCATTTAAACAAATGTTTGAAATTATTCGACTCACAAAACGAATCCAAACGATTATCAAAAAAGAACCTGGGCGCTTTTTCAAAGCTGAGAAGTTCTATTTCTATCATTTAGATTCGATTGTTGAGCTTTCTGAAAAATATACATTTTTAGCTTCTCAACCAGCAAAAAATGATAAACTCTCCTATTCTTTAAATGAAACACGAGACACTTTAAAGGATTTAAAGAGATCCATCGAGAAAGATTTATATGAAGTACTGTCAAGTGATATTGATCATCTTGAAATGGAACTGGACGTAGCTAAACACTCATTAAAAACATTAAAAAATCCACTGACAAAAGACGATGAAAGGAGAACAATCAAATGA
- a CDS encoding toxic anion resistance protein: MSETKDTLWQEDTSTGMDDLLSNPFGDKELVINDTPTQNQTDRPTRLIDVLPEENRQKAVQLAEQIDPKNHQSIILYGTQAQSKLLNFSHSMLDHVQKKDIGEIGDILSDLMKKLHDVNPDELSPEKKGLFSRMFGKISNSIQEVLSKYQKTGAQIDRISVKLDHSKKTLLADVQMLEQLYEKNKDYFHALNIYIAAGEIKLEELQTKTIPELKNKAAATGDQMAVQDVNDMIQFADRLEKRLHDLKLSRQITIQSAPQIRLIQNTNQALAEKIQSSIMTAIPLWKNQIAIALTLIRQRSAVEAQKQVSKTTNDLLLKNAEMLKQNTLETARENERGLVDIETLKKTQENLVSTLEETLRIQQEGRAKRYQAEQELMTMENELKQKLLNLKS; the protein is encoded by the coding sequence ATGAGTGAAACAAAAGACACCTTGTGGCAAGAAGATACAAGTACGGGCATGGATGACCTCCTCTCAAATCCATTTGGAGATAAGGAGCTGGTCATTAATGACACACCTACACAAAATCAAACGGATAGACCGACCCGATTAATAGATGTATTACCGGAAGAAAACCGGCAAAAAGCGGTTCAATTAGCCGAACAAATTGACCCGAAAAACCATCAATCCATCATTTTATACGGGACGCAAGCACAATCTAAGCTGTTGAATTTTTCCCATTCGATGCTCGATCATGTTCAAAAGAAGGACATTGGTGAAATTGGGGATATTTTAAGTGACTTAATGAAAAAATTGCACGATGTGAATCCTGATGAACTATCCCCTGAGAAGAAAGGTCTTTTCTCTCGAATGTTTGGAAAAATCTCCAATTCGATACAAGAAGTACTTTCAAAATATCAAAAAACAGGTGCCCAAATTGATCGTATAAGTGTAAAGCTCGACCATTCGAAAAAAACATTATTAGCCGACGTGCAAATGCTAGAGCAGTTATATGAAAAAAATAAAGATTATTTTCATGCGTTAAACATTTATATTGCTGCCGGTGAAATTAAGCTTGAGGAATTGCAAACTAAAACAATTCCAGAATTAAAAAATAAAGCGGCTGCGACAGGAGATCAAATGGCCGTTCAAGATGTCAATGACATGATACAGTTTGCGGATCGTCTTGAAAAAAGACTTCATGATTTGAAACTAAGCAGACAAATAACGATTCAAAGTGCCCCGCAAATTCGTTTAATTCAAAACACAAATCAGGCGCTTGCTGAAAAGATTCAGTCCTCCATCATGACGGCAATTCCATTATGGAAAAATCAAATTGCTATTGCCTTAACATTAATCCGCCAGCGAAGTGCCGTTGAAGCACAAAAGCAGGTATCAAAAACTACGAATGATCTTTTGCTTAAGAATGCTGAAATGCTGAAACAAAACACATTAGAAACAGCTCGGGAAAATGAGCGTGGGCTCGTTGATATTGAAACATTAAAGAAAACACAAGAAAATCTCGTTTCTACGTTAGAAGAAACACTCCGTATTCAACAAGAAGGTCGAGCAAAACGCTACCAAGCAGAACAAGAATTAATGACGATGGAAAACGAGTTAAAACAAAAGCTATTAAATTTAAAATCGTAA
- a CDS encoding DNA polymerase thumb domain-containing protein, with protein sequence MIDYDELPQNQILCIDMKSFYASCSAVMRGLDPMECYLAVVGNKEQSGSIVLAASPKLKKEFGIKPASSRMFDIPDDNRIQVVEAQMSTYLQISTELIKIFNKYAPMEDIHIYSVDESFIKVDGLKKLFGDSKTIAHMIKKQILDTFGLPCTIGIGPNMLMAKLALDLESKKVKDGIAEWTYEDIPTKLWTVSPLRKMWGIGRRIENRLNRMGIFSVGHLAKYDLKLLEKEFGIMGNQLYHHAWGIDLSELGAPIIEGQISFAKGQILLRDYKEEHEIKIVLLEMCEEVARRARTSKKAGRTISLGIGYSDADFGGGFHRSYTVDEPTNVTMTIYKVCLMLFHKFYSGKNVRQISISLSNIVDDSTLQLNLFEPNKTKLHDLGYVVDKIRDKFGSAAVLRAVSFTEAGTALKRSALVGGHKA encoded by the coding sequence ATGATTGATTACGATGAACTCCCGCAGAATCAAATACTGTGTATCGATATGAAAAGTTTTTATGCAAGTTGCAGTGCGGTTATGCGGGGATTAGACCCTATGGAATGCTATTTAGCGGTGGTTGGAAACAAAGAGCAATCAGGAAGTATTGTGCTCGCTGCTTCGCCGAAATTAAAAAAGGAATTTGGCATTAAACCAGCATCTTCTCGTATGTTTGATATTCCCGATGACAATAGAATCCAAGTTGTTGAAGCTCAAATGTCAACATATTTACAAATTTCCACTGAATTAATAAAAATTTTTAATAAGTATGCACCTATGGAAGATATCCATATCTATAGTGTAGATGAATCATTTATTAAAGTAGATGGACTGAAAAAATTATTCGGTGACTCGAAAACAATTGCGCATATGATCAAAAAGCAAATCCTCGACACCTTTGGGCTTCCTTGCACGATTGGCATTGGACCTAATATGCTTATGGCAAAACTAGCGCTAGATTTGGAATCTAAAAAAGTAAAGGATGGAATAGCGGAATGGACTTATGAGGATATTCCAACCAAACTTTGGACAGTATCCCCTTTACGGAAAATGTGGGGGATAGGAAGAAGAATTGAAAATAGGCTAAATAGAATGGGGATTTTTTCTGTCGGTCATTTGGCAAAATATGATTTAAAGTTATTGGAAAAGGAATTTGGCATTATGGGAAATCAGCTTTACCATCATGCTTGGGGAATCGATTTATCTGAATTAGGAGCTCCTATCATCGAAGGGCAAATTAGTTTTGCGAAAGGTCAAATCCTACTGCGTGACTATAAGGAGGAACATGAAATCAAAATAGTACTATTAGAAATGTGCGAGGAAGTCGCACGTAGAGCTCGGACCTCAAAAAAAGCGGGGAGAACCATTAGTTTAGGCATTGGATATAGTGATGCTGATTTTGGCGGTGGCTTTCATCGGTCTTATACTGTCGATGAACCAACGAACGTAACGATGACCATTTATAAAGTATGTTTAATGTTATTCCATAAATTTTATTCCGGAAAGAACGTTCGCCAAATATCTATATCTCTTTCTAATATTGTTGATGATTCAACATTACAATTAAATTTGTTTGAGCCTAACAAAACAAAATTACATGATTTAGGATATGTTGTAGATAAGATCAGAGATAAGTTTGGTTCAGCAGCGGTCTTGAGGGCGGTTTCTTTCACTGAAGCCGGGACCGCTTTAAAACGTTCAGCACTTGTGGGGGGACATAAAGCATGA
- a CDS encoding MBL fold metallo-hydrolase, whose protein sequence is MVSWIGNIAKISLPTPFAVGDVNVYIIKGDVLTLIDAGVKTNEAWESFTYQLSQLGYTPNDIEQVILTHHHPDHVGLLEWLPNEIKIFGHQYCKPYLTFDEEFFSAHDQFYLTLFHEFGVHGEFAQLLKKWKSPLRFSASRSLTDIINEGDRIPGFEDWNILETLGHAQSHLSFYREKDGTMIAGDHILAKISSNPLLEPPLSTESERPKPQLQYNASLKKLFNYDISIAFTGHGAEVKDVHALVERRLQRQHDRAMQVREMIKEKSLTTFEICQRLFPAVYQKELGLTLSETTAQLDFLLSKDAIKKVVNEEGIAYFSM, encoded by the coding sequence ATGGTATCTTGGATTGGTAATATAGCAAAAATCTCACTGCCTACGCCCTTTGCTGTAGGCGACGTCAATGTGTATATTATTAAAGGGGATGTATTAACACTAATCGATGCAGGGGTAAAAACAAACGAAGCATGGGAATCTTTTACATATCAATTATCACAATTAGGGTATACACCGAATGATATTGAGCAAGTGATTTTGACCCATCATCATCCTGATCATGTTGGTCTGCTTGAATGGCTTCCTAATGAGATTAAGATTTTCGGACATCAATATTGCAAACCGTATCTTACTTTTGATGAAGAGTTCTTTAGTGCACACGATCAATTTTATTTAACCCTATTTCATGAATTTGGTGTACATGGTGAATTTGCTCAGCTATTAAAAAAATGGAAATCCCCATTAAGGTTTTCTGCTAGTCGTTCGTTAACTGATATAATAAATGAAGGGGATCGTATCCCAGGGTTTGAAGATTGGAACATACTTGAAACACTTGGACACGCGCAAAGTCATTTATCTTTTTATCGTGAAAAGGATGGCACGATGATTGCCGGTGACCATATACTTGCAAAAATCTCTTCGAATCCATTATTGGAACCGCCATTATCAACAGAGAGCGAACGTCCAAAACCTCAATTGCAATACAATGCTTCCTTAAAGAAGCTTTTTAATTATGATATTTCCATAGCTTTTACCGGACATGGAGCAGAAGTAAAAGATGTCCACGCTCTAGTTGAACGCAGGCTGCAAAGACAGCATGACCGTGCGATGCAAGTAAGAGAAATGATCAAAGAGAAATCTTTAACGACATTTGAAATCTGTCAAAGGCTCTTCCCGGCCGTCTATCAAAAAGAATTAGGACTGACTTTATCGGAAACAACTGCTCAATTAGACTTTTTGCTCTCAAAAGATGCAATCAAGAAAGTGGTGAATGAAGAAGGTATCGCTTATTTTAGTATGTAA
- a CDS encoding YolD-like family protein gives MIRDRGNKKWVSLMLPEHVKMLKDMSVDLKRLDKPLLDEYQIQEFEEKIKYAQKFKLPVEFSIFEHGFIRGIVGKIIKMDSLEKKIKIEAMNEDIEYIEFNQVTNVQIKD, from the coding sequence ATGATTCGTGACAGAGGGAATAAAAAATGGGTCTCACTAATGCTACCAGAGCATGTAAAAATGTTAAAAGATATGTCTGTAGATCTAAAACGGCTAGACAAACCATTACTTGACGAATACCAGATTCAGGAGTTTGAGGAAAAAATAAAGTACGCACAGAAATTTAAATTACCTGTAGAGTTTTCTATTTTTGAACATGGATTTATAAGGGGAATTGTTGGAAAAATAATTAAAATGGATTCTTTAGAAAAAAAAATTAAGATTGAAGCAATGAATGAAGACATTGAATATATAGAGTTTAATCAGGTAACAAATGTACAAATTAAAGATTAA
- a CDS encoding alpha/beta hydrolase encodes MKKQLSILGGATLLATTGLGLYLSERIMHMARKDEQFVFDREVHAKRLDPLSFETLPKQEMWIPSPFGYNIKAIFVRPYPEEKKYMIFCHGVTENKINSIKYMNIFIERGYNAIIYDHRRHGASGGKTTSYGYYEKHDLKAVVDYLLSVEGENVFFGIHGESMGAATTLLYAGSLEDRANFYIVDCPFSDFRELLAYQISCEIKLPGKWLLPLANLFIKFRDGYSLKNVSPINVIENIKKPILFVHSEKDDYILPGMTKALFEKKKGGKMLYLAINGVHAQSFNENREDYERTVDEFLMKYVKDKGFSKQNA; translated from the coding sequence ATGAAAAAACAGCTTTCCATTCTCGGTGGTGCAACGCTCCTTGCAACAACTGGGTTAGGACTATATCTTTCGGAAAGAATTATGCATATGGCAAGAAAGGATGAACAATTTGTATTCGATCGAGAAGTCCATGCAAAGCGTCTCGATCCTCTCTCGTTTGAAACCTTGCCAAAACAGGAGATGTGGATCCCTTCCCCTTTCGGATATAACATAAAGGCTATATTCGTTCGTCCATATCCCGAGGAGAAGAAATACATGATTTTTTGTCATGGCGTCACCGAAAATAAAATAAATTCTATCAAATATATGAACATATTTATTGAAAGAGGCTATAATGCGATTATTTATGATCATCGAAGACACGGTGCTAGCGGCGGAAAAACGACTAGCTATGGTTATTATGAAAAGCATGATTTAAAAGCTGTAGTTGATTACCTTCTTTCTGTTGAAGGAGAGAATGTCTTTTTTGGCATTCACGGGGAATCAATGGGGGCAGCGACAACCCTTTTATATGCGGGAAGTCTTGAAGATCGGGCTAATTTTTATATTGTCGACTGCCCTTTTTCTGATTTTCGTGAGCTTTTAGCTTATCAAATCTCATGTGAAATTAAATTACCTGGAAAATGGCTCCTACCTCTTGCCAACCTATTTATTAAATTTCGCGATGGATACTCTTTAAAGAACGTTTCTCCGATCAATGTTATTGAAAATATTAAAAAACCGATATTATTTGTACATAGTGAAAAAGATGACTATATATTACCAGGGATGACGAAAGCTTTATTTGAAAAAAAGAAAGGTGGAAAAATGCTCTATCTTGCTATTAATGGTGTGCATGCTCAATCTTTTAATGAAAATCGTGAAGATTATGAAAGAACAGTGGATGAATTTCTTATGAAGTATGTGAAAGATAAAGGTTTTTCTAAGCAAAATGCATAA
- the proC gene encoding pyrroline-5-carboxylate reductase has product MKISFIGAGSMAEAIISGMTQKKLIDHKNIYVTNRSDDIKLSTLKEKYKIQTTYNMKNLLEQTDIVFLAVKPKDAKDALLAIHPYLDSKTLVISVLAGISITYIESILNGPIIRAMPNTSAAIGKSATAIAFNDKVSAEQLNITINLLSSIGKTTIVEEEKLDAITGLSGSGPAYIYYIAEAMEQSAQEIGLEHTEAKKLIIQTLLGAAEMLELSGKSPADLRKSVTSPGGTTEAGIRVLDNSNVKEAFIHCIKEATTQSKRLAQINSKNQL; this is encoded by the coding sequence ATGAAAATCTCATTTATCGGTGCTGGATCTATGGCAGAAGCAATTATTAGCGGCATGACTCAAAAGAAATTGATCGATCATAAAAATATTTATGTAACAAATCGTTCAGACGATATAAAGCTATCTACATTAAAGGAAAAATATAAAATACAAACAACATATAATATGAAAAATCTTTTAGAGCAAACAGACATTGTCTTCCTTGCTGTTAAACCGAAGGATGCTAAAGATGCACTACTTGCTATTCACCCGTATCTTGATTCAAAGACATTGGTCATTTCGGTTTTGGCAGGCATATCAATCACTTATATTGAATCTATACTAAATGGACCGATAATCCGTGCTATGCCAAACACATCTGCCGCAATCGGAAAGTCTGCAACAGCCATTGCTTTCAATGATAAAGTATCAGCTGAACAGCTAAATATCACCATAAATTTATTATCATCCATTGGTAAGACTACAATTGTTGAGGAAGAAAAACTTGATGCAATAACAGGATTGTCAGGTAGTGGGCCAGCTTATATATACTATATCGCAGAAGCAATGGAGCAATCAGCTCAAGAAATAGGTTTAGAACATACAGAAGCAAAAAAACTAATTATCCAAACATTATTAGGTGCAGCGGAAATGTTAGAGTTATCGGGAAAATCACCTGCCGATTTACGGAAATCGGTAACAAGTCCGGGAGGGACAACAGAAGCGGGAATTCGTGTTTTGGATAACAGTAATGTAAAAGAAGCATTTATTCATTGCATAAAGGAAGCGACAACACAATCAAAGAGACTCGCACAAATAAACAGTAAAAATCAGCTATAA
- a CDS encoding SPL family radical SAM protein has product MKIEMKEIISKKILTEAKGYLDVGFTHSLNPYSGCAFSCRYCYVREMPIQRFKEIPWGEWLDIKTNAAENYRNEIIKLRKKNKPVNIFMSSATDPYQPIERKANITRAILAEMIENPPDFLQIQTRSPLVTRDIDLLVRLKEKCEVLVSMTIETDREEIKQIFAPYAPGIKIRLKALKEIHDAGIPTQASISPVLPFTPDFPEELKGIVNYIWIDTLSIGDGSMGKRSERLGMPKVFEEHGLSKWYRKDIHVMVEKYFHKYFPSEMIRVSKNEAFPK; this is encoded by the coding sequence GTGAAGATTGAAATGAAAGAAATAATTTCTAAAAAAATCCTTACAGAAGCAAAAGGTTATTTAGATGTCGGATTTACACATTCATTGAATCCTTATAGTGGGTGTGCCTTTTCTTGCAGATACTGCTATGTAAGGGAAATGCCGATTCAGAGATTCAAAGAAATTCCTTGGGGGGAGTGGCTGGACATAAAAACAAATGCGGCTGAAAATTACCGGAATGAAATCATAAAACTTCGTAAGAAGAACAAACCCGTAAATATATTTATGTCCTCTGCAACGGACCCTTATCAACCAATAGAACGTAAAGCAAATATTACAAGAGCGATCTTAGCAGAAATGATTGAGAACCCTCCTGATTTTCTTCAAATTCAAACACGAAGCCCACTTGTCACAAGGGATATTGATTTGCTAGTAAGATTGAAAGAGAAATGTGAAGTTTTGGTATCTATGACAATCGAAACCGACAGAGAAGAGATTAAGCAAATATTTGCACCGTATGCACCGGGAATTAAAATTCGGCTAAAAGCCTTAAAAGAAATTCATGACGCCGGAATACCTACACAAGCTTCAATTTCCCCGGTGTTACCTTTTACACCTGATTTTCCAGAAGAATTGAAAGGAATCGTAAATTATATTTGGATTGATACTCTAAGTATTGGTGATGGATCAATGGGGAAGCGATCAGAGAGATTAGGAATGCCAAAAGTATTTGAGGAACATGGTTTATCCAAGTGGTATCGTAAAGATATACATGTAATGGTGGAAAAATATTTTCATAAATACTTTCCTAGTGAAATGATAAGGGTTTCTAAAAATGAAGCATTTCCAAAATAA
- a CDS encoding LysM peptidoglycan-binding domain-containing protein codes for MNIHVVQKGESLWTISKRYGVNIEQISTANQLKNPNALVIGQALVIPSPGREYIIQPGDNLWAIAQRFGISVQAITSANQLSNPNDISAGQVLFIPINYHTVRSGESLWTIAQQYNVNPANIAKVNHITSPYTLYIGQVLRIPEIARPSKEVNAYITTLGSSAFENIHQLGRYLTYLSPFTYSIKEDGSLTELNDTAVISAARSEHVSPLLVVTNFVNQDFNSDLAASLLRNQSVQELFIKNLLAIMQEKGYNAVNFDFEYIYPEDRENYNSFLRRVVSQLHPKGFLVSTALAPKLTSEQKGVLYEAHDYAAQGKIVDFIILMTYEWGWAGGKPWAIAPINEVKKVLDYAVTVIPRNKIMMGAPLYGRDWKIPWQEGSIAKTVSPQKAIQLAQKYGASIEYNTTYQSPFFRYTDETGQQHEVWFEDARSAQAKCDVVKNYRLRGISYWVLGNPFPQNWLVQENNFKALKLV; via the coding sequence ATGAATATTCATGTTGTACAGAAAGGAGAAAGTCTGTGGACTATTTCCAAACGATACGGGGTGAACATAGAACAAATTTCAACGGCTAACCAGTTGAAAAATCCGAATGCATTAGTGATCGGCCAAGCACTTGTTATTCCTTCACCCGGTCGCGAATACATTATTCAGCCCGGGGATAATCTATGGGCGATTGCGCAACGGTTTGGAATATCAGTGCAAGCAATCACTTCAGCCAATCAACTATCAAACCCGAATGATATTTCCGCTGGTCAAGTACTCTTCATTCCTATCAACTATCATACTGTTCGCTCAGGTGAATCACTTTGGACAATTGCACAGCAATATAATGTCAATCCCGCAAATATTGCTAAAGTAAACCACATAACAAGCCCATACACTCTTTATATTGGTCAAGTACTGCGAATCCCAGAAATAGCCCGGCCATCCAAAGAAGTAAATGCGTATATAACAACGCTAGGTTCGAGTGCTTTCGAAAACATTCATCAGCTTGGAAGATATCTTACTTACTTATCACCATTCACTTATTCGATAAAAGAGGACGGGAGCCTCACAGAATTGAATGACACTGCTGTCATCAGCGCAGCCCGTTCTGAACATGTCTCCCCTTTATTAGTCGTAACAAATTTTGTTAATCAAGATTTTAATTCCGATCTGGCTGCAAGCCTTTTAAGAAACCAATCGGTTCAAGAGCTGTTTATTAAGAACCTCCTAGCAATAATGCAAGAAAAAGGATATAATGCCGTTAATTTTGACTTTGAATACATCTATCCCGAAGATCGTGAAAATTATAATTCTTTTCTAAGACGTGTCGTGTCACAGCTTCATCCGAAAGGCTTTTTAGTTTCAACGGCTTTAGCACCGAAACTTACATCTGAACAAAAAGGGGTTCTTTATGAGGCACATGATTATGCAGCACAGGGAAAGATTGTTGATTTTATTATTTTAATGACATACGAATGGGGCTGGGCAGGTGGCAAACCATGGGCCATCGCACCAATTAATGAAGTGAAAAAAGTTCTAGATTATGCTGTGACAGTGATTCCACGAAATAAAATAATGATGGGGGCACCGTTATATGGCCGCGATTGGAAAATTCCTTGGCAGGAAGGTAGTATTGCAAAAACCGTTAGTCCCCAAAAAGCGATTCAATTAGCGCAGAAATATGGTGCAAGCATCGAATACAATACAACCTACCAATCTCCCTTCTTTCGCTATACTGACGAAACTGGTCAACAGCATGAAGTTTGGTTTGAAGATGCAAGAAGTGCCCAAGCAAAGTGTGATGTCGTCAAAAACTACCGTCTTAGAGGAATTAGCTATTGGGTACTTGGAAACCCTTTTCCACAAAATTGGCTCGTCCAAGAAAATAATTTTAAAGCCCTTAAATTAGTCTAA
- a CDS encoding hydroxymethylglutaryl-CoA lyase yields the protein MLSLPKKISIIEVGPRDGLQNEKNFVPTETKLMFINKLTSAGIKEMELTSFVSPKWVPQMKDASEIVASHPNIFRNIVLAPNRKGIDRALELGCHSIAVFVGVSNSFNKKNINKSTMESLEELKPIIAELKKKDIFVRACISTAFYCPFDGKISESDTLHLCEEFVAAGVDELSVADTIGMATPSESFSLFSSLKERLPNVLLTAHFHDTRKMALANIFAALQAGIDRFDTSAGGLGGCPFAPGANGNVATEDVVYMLERMGIDTGINLDKLVEAIDTISPVLSRKINSGYYQLSKK from the coding sequence ATGTTGTCATTACCAAAGAAAATTTCTATTATTGAAGTTGGTCCACGTGACGGATTACAAAATGAAAAGAATTTTGTTCCAACAGAGACAAAATTAATGTTTATCAATAAACTTACTAGCGCTGGGATTAAGGAAATGGAATTAACTTCTTTCGTTTCTCCTAAGTGGGTGCCGCAAATGAAGGATGCTTCGGAAATCGTTGCTTCTCACCCTAATATCTTTAGAAATATCGTTTTAGCCCCGAATCGTAAGGGTATTGATCGAGCTTTAGAACTAGGGTGCCATTCAATCGCTGTTTTCGTAGGTGTAAGTAACAGCTTTAATAAAAAAAATATTAATAAGAGCACAATGGAAAGTTTAGAAGAATTAAAACCGATTATCGCTGAATTAAAGAAAAAAGACATTTTTGTGAGAGCATGTATTTCCACTGCTTTTTATTGCCCGTTTGATGGAAAAATCTCGGAAAGTGACACACTTCATTTGTGTGAAGAATTCGTTGCTGCTGGAGTTGACGAGTTAAGTGTGGCAGATACAATCGGAATGGCAACTCCATCGGAATCTTTCTCATTGTTTTCTTCCTTAAAAGAACGTCTTCCGAATGTTCTTTTAACTGCCCATTTTCACGATACGAGAAAAATGGCTCTCGCCAATATCTTTGCCGCTTTACAGGCTGGCATTGATCGTTTTGATACTTCTGCTGGCGGTCTTGGCGGTTGTCCATTTGCACCTGGTGCAAATGGAAATGTAGCAACGGAAGATGTCGTTTATATGCTCGAAAGAATGGGAATTGATACAGGTATCAATTTAGATAAGCTTGTCGAAGCGATTGATACTATTTCACCCGTTCTATCGCGAAAAATTAATAGTGGCTATTATCAGCTTTCTAAAAAATAA
- a CDS encoding CDGSH iron-sulfur domain-containing protein encodes MSKVQIKVNDNGSYRVTGDVELVDAEGNVFETKPSFSLCRCGLSNKKPFCDGSHKGKFESVVRAE; translated from the coding sequence ATGTCTAAAGTACAAATTAAAGTGAATGATAATGGATCTTACCGTGTAACAGGCGACGTGGAACTAGTTGATGCGGAAGGAAATGTATTTGAAACGAAACCTTCTTTTTCATTATGCCGCTGTGGCTTATCGAATAAAAAGCCATTTTGTGATGGATCCCATAAAGGTAAATTTGAGTCTGTGGTTCGTGCAGAGTAG
- a CDS encoding SDR family NAD(P)-dependent oxidoreductase has product MTNHRLHNKTIVITGASGGLGEQIAYKCAKNGANLVLLARNIEKLKVMKRNIVEKYSVRCSIQFLDVSSHEQIPGVFQNIREEVGNIDVLVNNAGYGVFEEAHSASMTDIKGMFDVNVVGLMACTKEVLTSMRTNKSGHIINIASQAGKMATPKSSVYAATKFAVIGYSNSIRMELSPYNVFVTTVNPGPIATNFFHVADKSGTYAKSVEKFMLDPEKLAKNIVDSMLTKRREINAPGWMNVGSIFYTLFPRTVERLGRKAFFKK; this is encoded by the coding sequence ATGACGAATCATCGTCTTCATAACAAAACTATTGTTATTACAGGTGCATCGGGGGGGCTAGGTGAACAGATTGCCTACAAATGTGCAAAAAATGGGGCCAATCTCGTCCTTCTTGCCCGCAATATTGAAAAATTGAAGGTGATGAAACGTAACATAGTAGAAAAGTATTCGGTGAGATGTAGCATTCAATTTTTAGATGTTTCCTCCCATGAACAGATTCCAGGTGTTTTTCAAAACATTCGGGAGGAAGTTGGAAACATTGATGTATTAGTCAATAATGCGGGGTACGGTGTTTTTGAAGAGGCACATTCAGCCTCTATGACCGATATTAAAGGAATGTTTGATGTGAATGTTGTTGGACTAATGGCCTGTACGAAAGAGGTCCTCACATCGATGCGAACGAACAAATCTGGACATATCATTAATATCGCCTCCCAAGCTGGGAAAATGGCCACTCCCAAATCAAGTGTCTATGCTGCAACAAAGTTCGCTGTTATTGGATATTCTAATAGCATAAGGATGGAATTGTCCCCATATAACGTCTTTGTGACAACGGTCAATCCCGGCCCAATTGCTACTAATTTTTTTCATGTAGCTGATAAATCTGGAACTTACGCAAAAAGTGTTGAAAAATTTATGCTGGATCCGGAAAAGTTAGCGAAGAACATTGTTGACAGCATGCTGACAAAACGCAGGGAAATCAATGCGCCCGGTTGGATGAATGTAGGGAGTATTTTCTATACTTTATTTCCCCGAACGGTAGAACGGTTAGGGAGAAAGGCGTTTTTCAAAAAGTAA